In the genome of Nonlabens sp. MB-3u-79, one region contains:
- a CDS encoding nitroreductase — protein sequence MKKSLEQLIQTRRSVFPSQYTGGEIPQDDILKILESARWAPNHKKTEPWRYKVLQGNALTDLGVFMGDQFVKTTGKPLSIKLKKLQEKLAVTSAMLLIFKHRDKKESIPEWEEIAAVSMSVQNMWLTTHDLGYGCYWSSPKDFVNMSDFQHINVAEGEEFLGFFYLGTYDNQAVVALPERKNITEFTEFAE from the coding sequence ATGAAAAAGAGCTTAGAACAATTGATCCAGACCCGTCGCAGCGTGTTTCCTTCCCAATATACAGGTGGAGAAATTCCTCAAGATGATATTTTAAAAATTTTAGAAAGCGCCAGATGGGCACCCAACCATAAAAAAACAGAACCTTGGCGCTACAAAGTCCTGCAAGGAAATGCCTTGACTGATTTGGGCGTTTTTATGGGAGATCAGTTTGTGAAAACCACTGGAAAACCACTTTCTATAAAATTAAAAAAGCTACAAGAAAAACTAGCCGTTACCAGTGCGATGCTGCTTATTTTTAAACATAGAGATAAAAAAGAATCCATTCCAGAATGGGAAGAAATAGCCGCAGTTAGCATGAGTGTTCAAAACATGTGGTTGACTACTCATGACTTAGGCTACGGTTGTTACTGGAGCTCGCCAAAAGACTTTGTGAATATGTCCGATTTCCAGCATATTAACGTAGCAGAAGGAGAGGAATTCTTGGGCTTTTTCTATTTAGGGACTTACGATAACCAGGCAGTAGTAGCTTTACCTGAAAGAAAAAACATTACTGAGTTTACCGAGTTTGCAGAATAA
- a CDS encoding alkyl hydroperoxide reductase, translating into MKLTLQLAAIYNLIWGAWVVIFPNHFFELVGMEPLNHPMVWQGMGMVIGVYGLGYWWASYNPMKHWPIVAVGFLGKIFGPLGFLFNYVQDIVPFEFIFTLITNDFIWWIPFFLILKKVHTDYKWKLT; encoded by the coding sequence ATGAAACTCACTTTACAACTTGCTGCTATTTACAATCTTATTTGGGGAGCTTGGGTCGTAATATTTCCCAACCATTTTTTTGAACTGGTAGGTATGGAACCGCTCAACCATCCTATGGTATGGCAAGGAATGGGAATGGTCATAGGTGTTTATGGATTAGGGTACTGGTGGGCGAGCTACAATCCTATGAAGCACTGGCCTATTGTAGCCGTTGGTTTTTTAGGGAAGATATTTGGCCCTTTAGGCTTTTTGTTCAACTATGTTCAGGATATTGTTCCTTTTGAATTTATTTTTACCTTGATCACCAATGATTTTATCTGGTGGATCCCTTTTTTCTTGATTCTTAAAAAAGTACATACCGACTATAAATGGAAGCTTACTTAA
- a CDS encoding MauE/DoxX family redox-associated membrane protein: MKKKALLYSFIVLYTIAGIMHFVTPEVYLEVIPDWLGNKLWINYAAGVAELVVAGLALFPKTRRIAGISTIAMLLAFSISHVYFLQNDSCAGDFCIPSWIGWLRLVIIHPLLIYWAWKISRL, from the coding sequence ATGAAGAAAAAAGCGCTTTTATATAGTTTTATAGTTCTCTATACTATTGCTGGAATCATGCATTTTGTGACTCCAGAGGTTTACTTAGAGGTCATTCCGGACTGGTTGGGAAATAAGTTATGGATCAATTATGCAGCAGGAGTTGCAGAGCTGGTAGTTGCTGGATTAGCTCTTTTTCCTAAAACTCGCAGGATAGCGGGAATAAGCACAATAGCCATGCTCCTGGCCTTCTCTATTTCTCATGTATATTTTTTACAGAACGACAGTTGTGCAGGAGACTTTTGTATACCGTCTTGGATAGGCTGGCTGCGTCTTGTGATCATACATCCTTTATTGATCTATTGGGCTTGGAAAATATCTCGTTTATGA
- a CDS encoding DUF1772 domain-containing protein, with the protein MNYLDLLQLLVDFGLVVLIWIVQLIIYPSFLYYNSNTLSKWHKTYTGRITIIVAPLMIAQIAIAAYLLLTKGTFAIPEIMALIFIAVNWLITMFVFIPLHEQIDTDSDDRKVQQRLVHLNWWRVLLFCLIFLVHAISFMTMDFLNI; encoded by the coding sequence ATGAATTATTTAGATCTTTTACAGCTTTTGGTAGATTTTGGACTCGTAGTTCTTATCTGGATCGTACAACTTATCATTTATCCTAGTTTTCTCTATTACAATAGCAATACCCTAAGCAAGTGGCATAAAACTTATACAGGCAGAATTACGATTATCGTGGCCCCACTAATGATTGCTCAAATTGCAATAGCTGCCTACTTATTGCTGACCAAAGGCACATTTGCCATTCCTGAGATCATGGCTTTGATCTTCATTGCTGTGAATTGGCTGATCACCATGTTCGTTTTTATTCCCTTACACGAGCAGATTGATACGGATTCAGATGATCGCAAAGTACAGCAACGACTGGTTCACTTGAACTGGTGGAGAGTTTTGTTGTTCTGTTTGATATTTTTGGTGCATGCGATCAGTTTTATGACAATGGACTTCCTAAATATCTAA
- a CDS encoding DUF2490 domain-containing protein, producing MNLKFLFLVLILSGVYCQSQTKIRETGLWSQYLYKTPLANRWAIAGDFQYRTYKIGADFQQFIARAAVSYQPANTAIDVHAGYGYFTGQPFGAADDTTTEHRLHQDLWFESKVNSRLELKHRIRIEERFVKGQDFRTRFRYTLFLNVPLHRKTITDQTLYAALWNELFINGQTNTGKGTVEYFDRNWAFAGLGYQWNASFKFQVGYMREITPSTSKGQLVISVFHQL from the coding sequence ATGAATCTTAAGTTTTTATTCTTAGTTCTTATCCTGTCAGGTGTCTACTGTCAGTCACAAACAAAAATTAGGGAGACCGGTTTATGGTCCCAATACCTCTATAAAACACCACTAGCTAACCGATGGGCCATCGCTGGAGATTTTCAATACCGTACCTATAAAATAGGAGCTGACTTCCAGCAATTTATAGCTCGTGCTGCAGTTTCTTATCAACCAGCAAATACCGCCATCGATGTGCATGCAGGTTATGGCTATTTTACGGGTCAGCCCTTCGGTGCAGCAGATGATACCACTACAGAGCACCGATTGCATCAAGATCTTTGGTTTGAAAGTAAAGTGAACAGCCGTTTGGAACTCAAACATCGTATAAGAATAGAAGAGCGCTTTGTAAAAGGTCAAGATTTTAGAACGCGTTTCCGCTATACCTTATTCCTTAATGTACCGCTTCACCGTAAAACCATTACAGACCAAACCCTATATGCCGCCTTGTGGAACGAGCTGTTTATCAATGGGCAAACCAATACAGGTAAAGGAACTGTGGAGTATTTTGATCGCAACTGGGCTTTTGCAGGTTTAGGCTACCAATGGAATGCCTCTTTTAAATTTCAAGTCGGCTATATGCGAGAGATCACACCTTCCACTAGTAAAGGACAACTGGTGATTAGTGTTTTTCATCAACTCTAG
- a CDS encoding RNA polymerase sigma factor RpoD/SigA has translation MRQLKITKQVTNRESKSLDKYLQDISKIDLITAEEEVELAQRIKKGDQRALEKLTTANLRFVVSVAKQYQNQGLKLPDLINEGNAGLVKAAKRFDETRGFKFISYAVWWIRQSILQALAEQSRIVRLPLNKIGSINKINKAFSHLEQLHERPPSPEELAKELDMTVSDVKQSLKNAGRHVSMDAPLKEGETSNLYDVVRSGESPNPDRELMHESLTLEITRALETLSQKEADVISLYFGIGNQQPMSLEEIGETFDLTRERVRQIKEKGIKRLRQNSRSKILKSYLG, from the coding sequence ATGAGACAACTCAAAATCACCAAACAGGTTACAAACCGTGAATCAAAATCGCTGGACAAGTACCTACAAGACATCTCTAAGATTGATTTAATCACAGCAGAGGAAGAAGTGGAACTGGCACAGCGCATTAAGAAAGGTGATCAGAGAGCTCTTGAGAAGTTGACTACTGCAAACTTACGTTTTGTGGTATCTGTTGCCAAGCAGTATCAAAATCAAGGGCTTAAGCTTCCCGATCTCATAAATGAAGGTAATGCCGGACTCGTAAAGGCTGCAAAAAGATTTGATGAGACACGTGGTTTTAAATTCATCTCCTACGCGGTATGGTGGATACGCCAGTCCATTCTTCAAGCACTAGCAGAGCAGTCACGTATCGTGCGACTTCCATTGAACAAGATTGGTTCCATTAACAAGATTAACAAGGCTTTTTCTCATCTTGAGCAATTGCATGAGCGTCCACCTTCTCCAGAAGAACTTGCAAAAGAACTGGATATGACGGTAAGCGATGTAAAGCAATCCCTTAAGAATGCAGGTCGTCACGTATCCATGGATGCGCCTCTTAAAGAAGGAGAGACTTCTAACCTATACGACGTTGTACGTAGTGGTGAGTCTCCTAATCCTGATAGAGAACTAATGCATGAATCTTTAACACTGGAGATCACACGTGCCTTAGAGACTTTATCTCAAAAAGAAGCAGACGTGATTTCTCTATATTTCGGTATTGGAAATCAACAACCTATGAGTCTGGAAGAAATAGGCGAAACCTTTGACCTTACTCGTGAGCGCGTGCGTCAGATCAAGGAAAAAGGAATCAAAAGACTACGTCAGAATTCGAGAAGTAAGATCCTTAAATCATATTTAGGATAG